A portion of the Rhizoctonia solani chromosome 6, complete sequence genome contains these proteins:
- a CDS encoding Retrotransposon gag protein, giving the protein MGINSLVSTVSTTGTLGYTAPISPILPTITSRTPSRASSRASQRTASHQGRSYPHEMATRSRSSACPQSPLNQGELGPTLPATAIESTSLEPEVYGEVSLSRAISLILGLQNQVLRLKRELKETKEATKEAQDWMGAVDQALTCIEARGGVLHTPEDRKPPAVEATPRPLPKTNPLPAPSAPLVAWANPTKAPPAFAQPTPVRAPPRGYTPPPPLPIQLRSPQVPQPVAPVAAYQAPVKVDHPDAYTGKIGNKARQWLTRMLAWVRLNQRMFPTDQEVLLFLLMNMKDVAGARAHPHLDQLGSHRALIQTVDKFRTEFFAAFGNPNATQAAERQITQLTQTGTCAEYITKFRTIAMDLDWNNAALCGQFARGLHWEVSRLIATQERRPTTLLKLQNAALPGTSTTTPNRGASTGQQATRPGRLSSNPNFVSKEEQNRRRAEGLCIKCGKLGHKFAECRTGWKATPKEEGVKKEAAKVGKESGPKLGKD; this is encoded by the exons atgggaataaattccctggtatcaactgtgtctacgacaggcacccttggctacacagcccccatctcccccatcttgcccaccattacctcccgtaccccctctcgcgcttcctcccgcgcctcccagcgcactgcttcccaccaaggccgctcatacccccatgaaatggcaacccgttcccggagtTCCGCTTgtccccaatcccctctcaatcaaggagagttgggacccactcttccggcaacTGCCATTgagtcaacaagccttgaaccagaggtctatggggaagtctccctcagccgagcaatctcccttatcctgggattgcaaaaccaagtcctccggCTCAAGCGGGAACtcaaagaaaccaaggaagcaacaaaggaagcccaagactggatgggagcagttgatcaagccctcacttgcattgaggctaggggtggagtcctgcacacaccagaagaccggaaacccccGGCAGttgaggccacgcccaggcccttaccaaaaaccaaccctctcccagcgcctagtgcgccccttgttgcctgggccaaccccactAAAGCTCCCCCTGCCTTTGCTCAACCAACCCCAGTCCGGGCCCCCCCAAGAggctatactccccctccgcctTTGCCTATCCAACTCCgctccccccaagtcccacaaccagtggcccctgtagccgctTATCAAGCCCCGGTCAAggtggaccaccctgacgcctatacagggaagatagggaacaaagcccgccaatggctcacgcggatgttggcatgggtacgtctaaatcaacggatgttccccacggatcaggaggtcctgttgttcctcctaatgaacatgaaggacgtagcaggagcccgggctcacccccacctcgATCAACtcgggtcccacagggcccttaTCCAAACAGTTGACAAGTTCAGGACGGAGTTTTTTGCTGCATTCGGGAATCCCAATGCCACGCAAGCCGCCGAGCGGCAAATTACACAACTTACTCAGACGGGGACCTGCgctgagtacatcacaaagtttaggaccattgccatggacctagactggaacaacgctgccctttgtgggcaatttgcacgtggcctccactgggaggtcagccgcctcattgcTACTCAAGAGCGGCGCCCTACAACACTCctcaagctgcagaacgcggctCTG CCtggcacctccaccactacccccaacaggggggcaagtaccggccaacaggccacaagaccagggcgcctctccagcaaccccaactttgtctccaaggaggaacaaaaccgccgcagggctgaaggcctatgcatcaagtgcggcaaattgggccacaaatttgcggaatgccgcactggctggaaagccacgcctaaggaggaaggcgtcaagaaagaagccgccaaggttggcaaagagtctggacccaaattgggaaaagactaa
- a CDS encoding Retrotransposable element Tf2 protein, with amino-acid sequence MATRSRSSACPQSPLNQGELGPTLPATAIESTSLEPEVYGEVSLSRAISLILGLQNQVLRLKRELKETKEATKEAQDWMGAVDQALTCIEARGGVLHTPEDRKPPAVEATPRPLPKTNPLPAPSAPLVAWANPTKAPPAFAQPTPVRAPPRGYTPPPPLPIQLRSPQVPQPVAPVAAYQAPVKVDHPDAYTGKIGNKARQWLTRMLAWVRLNQRMFPTDQEVLLFLLMNMKDVAGARAHPHLDQLGSHRALIQTVDKFRTEFFAAFGNPNATQAAERQITQLTQTGTCAEYITKFRTIAMDLDWNNAALCGQFARGLHWEVSRLIATQERRPTTLLKLQNAALPGTSTTTPNRGASTGQQATRPGRLSSNPNFVSKEEQNRRRAEGLCIKCGKLGHKFAECRTGWKATPKEEGVKKEAAKVGKESGPKLGKD; translated from the exons atggcaacccgttcccggagtTCCGCTTgtccccaatcccctctcaatcaaggagagttgggacccactcttccggcaacTGCCATTgagtcaacaagccttgaaccagaggtctatggggaagtctccctcagccgagcaatctcccttatcctgggattgcaaaaccaagtcctccggCTCAAGCGGGAACtcaaagaaaccaaggaagcaacaaaggaagcccaagactggatgggagcagttgatcaagccctcacttgcattgaggctaggggtggagtcctgcacacaccagaagaccggaaacccccGGCAGttgaggccacgcccaggcccttaccaaaaaccaaccctctcccagcgcctagtgcgccccttgttgcctgggccaaccccactAAAGCTCCCCCTGCCTTTGCTCAACCAACCCCAGTCCGGGCCCCCCCAAGAggctatactccccctccgcctTTGCCTATCCAACTCCgctccccccaagtcccacaaccagtggcccctgtagccgctTATCAAGCCCCGGTCAAggtggaccaccctgacgcctatacagggaagatagggaacaaagcccgccaatggctcacgcggatgttggcatgggtacgtctaaatcaacggatgttccccacggatcaggaggtcctgttgttcctcctaatgaacatgaaggacgtagcaggagcccgggctcacccccacctcgATCAACtcgggtcccacagggcccttaTCCAAACAGTTGACAAGTTCAGGACGGAGTTTTTTGCTGCATTCGGGAATCCCAATGCCACGCAAGCCGCCGAGCGGCAAATTACACAACTTACTCAGACGGGGACCTGCgctgagtacatcacaaagtttaggaccattgccatggacctagactggaacaacgctgccctttgtgggcaatttgcacgtggcctccactgggaggtcagccgcctcattgcTACTCAAGAGCGGCGCCCTACAACACTCctcaagctgcagaacgcggctCTG CCtggcacctccaccactacccccaacaggggggcaagtaccggccaacaggccacaagaccagggcgcctctccagcaaccccaactttgtctccaaggaggaacaaaaccgccgcagggctgaaggcctatgcatcaagtgcggcaaattgggccacaaatttgcggaatgccgcactggctggaaagccacgcctaaggaggaaggcgtcaagaaagaagccgccaaggttggcaaagagtctggacccaaattgggaaaagactaa
- a CDS encoding Retrotransposable element Tf2 protein: MLGTYLPHTVSIIPSTRSGVPHPYSRPTSRSSQRSVAARSQPPSRGPSPPPQHLPGMELEPTLASLLKAIQSLTSQVGSLQAQIHTQGQQLSELKAICKETNDLVGDKDQGGAQAKPGPLTGPITPPTHTGGEAHTPGTVRPGLKAPFRPSRGTGFDSKEEEEPRRAPKKEPMGTPKRSLSSLTPFDSGSSVKQPKMELPNPYKGDTRGRKATQWLDRMLLWVTLHRDQFDEEEQMVVWILYHMTDKAADWALPIIGTIIKGKGNPPTTIQALTGKFKEAFDDPDAKRAAARKIAALSQTTTTSEYVTEFRNLMAELDWNEEAYIAQFTRGLHWKVKELLSTKDSVPNELKAIFAASIKIDNIRRKNEENRPKKAPTKTPVTATTSTSTTTTRVRLSEDPNYVTPEERDRCRASGLCVKCGQKGHGIKQCPNGWKATIKEVVKVAEEEDRFEFVNLGLDSNKKPLLFINLYVQNFPAEPLKTLIDSGATSNFISPSIVEKYKIPKTQLENPRVVRMLDGTISQTGRIWHQVQIAVLANGHPHTIPFLVCPIGNTSAILGMTWLITESPLIDWHQGLITFPEQVQIASEEEADPDPLAELPPQYHEFARVFGKEEFKVLPPHREYDISIDLTPDAKLTPGPIYGMTDAESKALKQHIDEELATGKIRPSTSSAGAPVMFVKKADGSLQLVVDYRKLNDVTQKNVYPLPRQDDLMAKLRNAKLFTKLDLCWGYNNVRIKEGDEWKTAFRTKYGLFKYLVMPFGLTNAPAAFQHFMNDLFRDLIDVTVVIYLDDILIFSKDPKKHPEHVREVLLRLMKNQLFCKLSKCQFHVTTVDYLGIVISPAGFSMDQKKIEAVTSWPQPKTVKQVQAFLGFVNYLCRFIPNFSSVARPLHNLTKKEIPWSWETQEEEAFQELKSLVTRSPVLIHSNPDLPYYLETDASGVAMGAILSQQGEDNRLHPIAYMSKSFSGAEANYDTHDKELLAIIKALEEWRIFLEATDKPIQVFTDHRNLEYWMQARTFNRRHARWRIFLSDFNFEIHYRPGKQLGKPDALSRRADYVETTQEPEVMLPAEVFANTSEEELEIVTEIRSKLREDPSLEPIIQFLTEDADNAPPSIRKAYRDYDWDEDLLWYQGKLVVPDAETLKERLLKEYHDSPLAGHPGQQQTLELLSRNYWWPGMKSSAKEWVECCPVCQANQRAHAPVIALKPLEVPPFPFHTILYNFITGFPKSQGHDAILVVIDSFSKFGHFIPTSKKVTAKGLADLFITHVWKLHGLPVKTVSDRGTTFTGKFLRALYQRLGVKPAFLSAYHPESDGQTERVNQFIEFYLRSYVAADHSDWATWLPLAEYAYNNAKHTATGKTPFELVYGRNPVMNPSNVPANVPEADQVANTLAREWQEAESSLRMTKERMAGTKGVVPEYSVGEKVWLDGKNVELRTNSNKLDPKQLGPFKVTEKISSHTYRLKLPETLKIHDVFYVGLLSKTHESPSQPFPDRPPPETIEGEEEYEVEQIIDSKQQQGKWFYLINGKEELLEHSQEEIKQFNQARLRKACDAAKSL, translated from the exons atgctag gcacctatCTTCCCCACACCGTATCcattattccatccacacgctctggcgtccctcacccctactcccgtcctaccagccgctccagtcaacgttccgtggcagcccgctcccaaccaccctctcgcggcccatcaccccctccgcaacacctgcccggaatggaactggagccgacccttgcctctctcctcaaggctatccaatccctcaccagccaagttgggtccttgcaggcccaaatccacactcaaggccaacagctctctgagctcaaagccatatgcaaggaaactaACGACCTCGTGGgagacaaggaccagggcggagcccaagccaagcctggcccattgactgggcctatcactccccccactcatacagggggagaagcgcacactccaggaacggttagacctggactcaaggcccccttccgcccttcAAGAGGCACAGGTTTtgactccaaggaagaagaggagccaagaagagcccccaaaaaagagcctatGGGAACGCCTAAACGCTCCCTCAgttccctcacccccttcgacTCCGGGTCTTCAGTGAAACaacccaaaatggagttACCGAACCCTTATAagggagacaccaggggaAGGAAGGCCACACAATGGCTCGATCGGATGCTCCTTTGGGTTACCCTCCACAGGGATCAgtttgatgaggaggaacagatggtggtatggattttataccacatgacagataaggccgccgactgggccctccccatcatcggaaccatcatcaagggcaagggaaatcctcctaccaccatccaggccctaacgggcaaattcaaggaggcgttTGATgatccagatgccaagagggctgccgccaggaaaattgcggcgctctcccaaaccaccacaacctccgagtacgtcacggagttccgcaatctcatggcggaattagactggaacgaggaagcctatattgcgcagttcacgcgaggcctccactggaaagtcaaggaactgctatcaaccaaggatagcgTCCCCAATGAACTCAAAGCTATTTTTGCGGCGTCCATAAAGATTGACAATatccgccgcaaaaatgaggaaaacCGTCCAAAGAAGGCTCCCACCAAGACCCCGGTCACCGCGACCAcctctacctccaccactaccaccagggtccgctTATCTGAGGATCCCAACTAcgttaccccggaggaaagggaccgttGCCGCGCATCCGGtctctgtgtcaaatgcggtCAGAAGGGTCACggaatcaaacagtgccctaacggctggaaagccacgatcaaggaggttgtcaaggtggcagaagaagagg ATAGATTCGAATTTGTAAATCTAGGACTGGATTctaataaaaaaccactgcTATTCATCAATCTATATGTCCAGAACTTCCCGGCAGAACCTTTGAAAACCCTAatagactcaggagccacgtcgaacttcatttccccctcgattgtggaaaaatacaaaatcccaaaaacccaactcgaaaatccacgagttgtgagaatgttagatggtactatttcccagactggtcgcatttggcaccaggttcaaatcgcggtcttggccaatggccatccccacactATCCCTTTTCTTGTCTGTCCTATCGGCAATACCTCggcaatccttggcatgacttggctcaTAACTGAATCCCCTCTCATTGATTGGCATCAAGGACTTATCACATTCCccgaacaagttcaaattgcctctgaggaagaagcagacccagACCCTTTGGCGGAActcccccctcagtaccacgAGTTTGCTAGAGTGTTTGGCAAAGAGGAGTTCAaagtcctccctccacatagggagtacgATATATCAATTGACCTCactccagatgccaaacttaCGCCAGGTCCAATCTACGGCATGACCGATGCGGAGTCTAAAGCACTGAAGCAAcatattgatgaagaactagccacgggcaaaattcgccccagtacttcatcagcaggcgccccggtgatgtttgtaaagaaggcagatggttccCTACAACTGGTTGTGGACTACCGAAAGTTAAATGATGTCACCCAGAAAAATGTCTACCCACTCCCTAGACAGGATGATCTGATGGCCAAGCTCAGGAACGCAAAACTGTTTACCAAACTAGATCTTTGTTGGGGTTATAATAACGTCAggattaaggaaggagatgagtggaagacggccttcagGACCAAGTATGGGCTATTCAAGTACctggtcatgccctttggtctcaccaacgccccggccgccttccaacatttcatgaatgacttgttcagagacctcattgacgtcacagtggtgatttacttggatgacatcctcaTCTTTTCCAAAGACCCCAAGAAGCATCCAGAACACGTTAGGGAAGTCCTATTGAGACTAATgaaaaaccagttgttctgcaagctcTCTAAGTGTCaattccacgtcaccacagtcgattaccttggcattgtcatatcccctgcaggcttctccatggaccagaagaagatcgaggctgttacatcatggccccaacctaaaacagtcaagcaggtccaggccttcctaggattcGTGAACTACCTTTGCcgattcatccccaactttagtTCCGTGGCTCGCCCCCTCCACaatctcacaaaaaaggaaatcccatggtcttgggagacccaagaggaagaagccttTCAGGAATTAAAGTCCCTAGTCACCCGTTCCCCGGTCCTAATCCACTCGAACCCAGATCTCCCCTATTACCTAGAAACGGACGCATCAGGCGTAGCCATGGGCGCTATCCTGAGCCAACAAGGGGAAGATAACCGCCTTCACCCAATCGCctacatgtccaagtcattctcaggagcagaagccaattatgacacccacgataaaGAACTCCTGGCAATAATTAAGGCATTGGAAGAATGGAGAATATTCCTGGAAGCCACAGACAAGccaatccaggtcttcacagaccacaggaacctggaatactggatgcaggccagGACTTTCAACCGAAGACACGccagatggcgcatattcctgagcgatttcaattttgagatccatTATCGACCAGGAAAACAATtggggaaaccagacgccctatcCAGGAGAGCAGACTATGTAGAAACCAcccaggaaccagaagttATGCTACCGGCtgaggtctttgccaacacatcagaagaggagcTAGAAATAGTCACGGAAATCCGCTCCAAACTTAGAGAGGATCCTTCCCTGGAACccattatccaattcctcactGAAGACGCGGACAATGCTCCCCCCTCAATTCGTAAGGCCTATAGAGATTATGATTGGGATGAAGACCTCCTCTGGTACCAAGGaaaactagttgtcccagacgcAGAAACCCTGAAGGAGCGCCTTCTGAAGGAATACCATGACTCACCGCTAGCGGGACACCCagggcaacaacaaaccttgGAACTGCTCAGCaggaactactggtggccaggaatgaagtcgtctgcaaaagaatgggtagaatgttgcccggtatgccaagccaatcaaagGGCCCACGCACCAGTCATTGCTCTTAAACCCTTGGAAGTTCCCCCGTTCccattccacaccatcttgtacaacttcatcactggttttcccaagtcaCAGGGCCACGACGCTATCTTAGTGGTAATTGATtcattttccaagtttgggcacttcatccccacttccaagaaAGTTACCGCCAAAGGCCTTGCAGATctgttcatcacccatgtgtggaaacttcacggattaccggtcaaaacagtctcagaccGAGGGACAAcgttcacaggaaaattcctaagggcactgtATCAACGCCTAGGAGTCAAACCCGCCTTCTTGTCAGCGTATCACCCAGAATCGGATGGACAAACGGAAAgagtgaaccagttcattgagttctatcTCAGGTCCTATGTCGCTGCAGatcactcagattgggccacATGGCTGCCATTAGCAGAGTACGCTTACAACAACGCTAAGCATACCGCTACaggaaaaaccccctttgagcTGGTTTACGGAAGGAACCCAGTTATGAATCCATCTAACGTTCCtgccaacgtcccagaagccgaCCAAGTAGCCAACACCCTAGCACGAGAATGGCAAGAAGCGGAGTCATCACTCAGAATGACCAAGGAACGCATGGCAGGCACAAAAGGAGTGGTACCAGAATACTCTGTGGgcgaaaaagtctggctggacggaaaaaacgtggaacttagaacaaactccaacaagctaGATCCCAAACAGCTAGGACCGTTCAAAGTCactgaaaaaatctccagtcacacgtaccgcctcaagctaccggaaactctgaaaatTCATGACGTGTTCTACGTAGGACTACTATCTAAAACACACgaatccccaagtcagccatTTCCGGACCggccccctcctgaaacaatagaaggggaagaggagtacGAGGTTgagcaaatcattgactctaagcaacaacaaggaaaatggttttatctaataaatggaaagg aagaactattggaacacagccaggaagagatcaagcaattcaaccaagctagacttagaaaggcttgtgacgccgccaagagcctttaa
- a CDS encoding Retrotransposable element Tf2 protein: MSPLFTILITPEKKAESLEVLIDSGATSSFLHPRTAEALHLPLIDLPSPRTVTMLDGLSPQAGKIWKKANLTFSFDGKHMTETFLICNTGSHAAILGLKWLDAHNPEINWNQRTLSFPHAPPEHVAIAEEEEADQNPLKGVPSKYHQYAKVFGEEEFNKLPLHRHYDIGIKLTEEGPLNSLLYSMTDAKSATLKDWLRDELKAGKIRPSKSSISSPVMFVPKKDGSRRLVVDYCRLNNCTKKNVYPLPHPDNLMAQLCGAKVFTKLDLHWGYNNVWVKEGDKWKTAFQTKYSLYKSLVMTFGLTNAPAAFQHFMNKLFKDLLDVCVIIYLDDILIYSKDDASHTQHVHEVLKQLMENQLFCKASKCTFHVTSVEYLGIIVSDKGFSLDKLKIQAVQEWPVPTKVKEVQLFLGFANFLCCFVANFSHMARPLHNLVKKDTPWKWDTKEQEAFQGLKDAITNALVLCHADPSKPYFLETDASGAALGSILSQQQEDGRLHPLGFLSESFKGAEQNYNTHNKELLAIICSFEYWQIFLEGTKHPVTVFTDHRNLEYWKESCTFNQRHAQWHLLLAGYNFQIIYRPGKQLGKPDALSQQLDHADIPPEPQSMLPGPVFANVALVTLEKELQRQIESSLDQDKSLEEILQFLQNKSKAPPSIKRAFKDYKMEAGLLFYQGRIVVPDVGTLRTDLLRIFHNSPLAGHPGRQRTLELVSRSYYWPGIRADTYWHVDSCKTCQRIRKPKYASIPPQPLELPVRPWQHVSYNMIVDLPKDGSNNSILVIVNSFTKYGIFVKCSKKLKAPKLAELFLENVWKCHGMPEKTISNQGRVFNNKFLRALYKHLGIDPHFSSAYHPQSNGQTERINPSIEHFLRAYLGVNQSSTGKTPFKALYGWEPTLTPSNVPTDVPEADDLAQAMEAQWKEVELALRQSKQRMIAGEQGNPTEFGIGEEVWLDAKNVNLKTLSPKLTEQRLGPFKVIEKISDQAYCLELPPTMQIHNVFYVGLLSKVKRDKKRTFKNCPPPVTVDGEEEYKVEGITNAKERNGKWFFQVKWKGYGSEENTWEPQENLKNAENFLEKYEKDMKKKALGAAKALRGGAVL; this comes from the exons ATGTCACCACTCTTCACCATTTTGATCacaccagagaaaaaagcggaatcactagaagtcctgatagactcaggcgccacctcatcttTCCTCCACCCCCGTACCGCGGAAGCACTCCACCTCCCTCTCATAGATCTCCCTTCACCCcgcaccgttactatgcttgatgggttgagcccccaggctggcaaaatttggaagaaggctaacctaaccttctcctttgatggcaaacatatgactgagaccttcttaatttgcaacacagggtcccacgccgccatcttgggattgaaatggttagatgccCATAATCCAGAGATCAATTGGAATcaacgcaccctctcctttccccatgcaccaccagaacatgtagccattgctgaagaggaggaagctgatcaaaaccCCCTCAAAGGAGTCCCTtccaaataccatcaatacgccaaggtatttggagaggaagagttcaataagcttcccctGCACCggcattatgacattgggatCAAGCtaacagaagaaggccccttgaactctctgctatatagcatgactgacgccaaatccgccacgctcaaagattggctcagggatgaactcaaggcaggcaagatccgccccagtaaatCTTCTATCAGTTCCCCCGTAATGTtcgtacccaaaaaggatggttcccgccgtttggttgttgattattgccgccttaacaactgcaccaagaagaacgtctacccgctTCCCCAtccagacaacctcatggcccagctctgcggtgccaaggtctttactaaGCTAGACTTAcattggggttacaacaacgtatgggtaaaagaaggtgacaaatggaagactgcattCCAAACTAAGTACAGcctctacaaatccctggttatgacctttggcttaacaaacgcccctgccgcctttcagcatttcatgaacaaactattcaaggatttgctggatgtatgcgtcatcatttaccttgatgacatcctgatatactctaaggatgacgcatcacatacacaacacgttcatgaggtcctgaAGCAActaatggagaaccaactgttctgcaaggcatccaagtgcacgttccacgtcacctctgtggaatacctgggaatcattgtctcagataagggttttagcctggataagctcaaaatccaggcggtacaagaatggccagtACCTActaaggttaaagaagtccaattgtttcTAGGATTcgccaacttcctttgttgttttgttgccaactttagccacatggctagacCGTTACATAACttggtcaagaaagacacgcCGTGGAAGTGGGAcaccaaggaacaagaagccttccaaggattAAAGGATGCCATTACCAACGCCCTGGTCCTTTGCCACGCTGATCCGtccaaaccctacttcctggaaacagatgcctcCGGCGCAGCtctaggttccatactcagccaacaacaggaagacggccgctTGCACCCACTAGGGTTCCTATCAGAGTCCTTCAAAGGTGCTGaacagaactacaacacccacaataaggaactccttgcaatcatatgttcctttgagtactggcagATCTTCTTAGAAGGAACCAAGCACCCAGTCACTGTGTTTACCGACCACCGCAACctagaatactggaaggaatcctgcacattcaaccaacgccatgcacaatggcacttactccttgccgggtataacttccaaatcatATACAGGCCAGGAAAACAATtgggaaaaccagatgccctgtcACAACAATTGGATCACGCAGACATTCCACCAGAACCCCAGTCCATGTTGCCAGGCccagtatttgccaacgttgcctTAGTTACACTGGAGAAAgagctacaacgccagattgagtcATCCCTGGACCAGGACAAAtcactggaggaaatcctccagttcctacaaaacaagtccaaagcacCCCCTTCTATCAAACGCGCGTTTAAAGATTACAAGATGGAGGCTGGTCTACttttctaccaaggacggattgtagtccctgacgttggaacaCTAAGGACGGACCTACTCcgcatcttccacaacagtcccttggcaggacacccgggAAGACAGCGCACCCTGgagttggtatcaaggagctactactggcctggcatccgtgctgacacctactggcacgtggattcCTGCAAGACTtgtcaacggatcaggaagcccaaataCGCGTCCATTCCCCCTCAGCCTCTTGAACTCCCCGTCAGGCCCTGGCAGCACGtgtcttacaacatgatagtagacctccCTAAGGACGGAAGCAACAACTCAATCCTAGTAATTGTCAACAGTTTCACAAAGTACGGGATATTTgtaaaatgctccaagaaactcaaggcacccaagttagcggaactattcctggaaaatGTGTGGAAATGCCATGGTATGCCAGAAAAGACCATATCCAACCAAGggagggtcttcaacaacaaattcttACGGGCTCTATACAAAcaccttggcattgaccctCATTTTTCCTCTgcctatcacccccagagcaacggacaaacggaacgCATCAACCCCTCTATTGAACATTTTCTCAGGGCTTACTTGGGGGTTAATCAAAG cagcacgggcAAGACCCCTTTCAAAgccttgtatggatgggaacctacATTAACCCCATCAAACGTACCAACGGATGTACCAGAAGCGGACGACCTGGCCCAAGCAATGGAGGCACAGTGGAAAGAAGTGGAGTTGGCGCTCCGGCAGTCTAAACAACGGATGATAGCCGGAGAGCAAGGAAACCCAACAGAATttgggattggagaagaagtttggctggacgccaaaaatgtcaacctcaaaaccctgagtcccaagctaacggaacaacgcctaggaccattcaaggttattgaaaaaatctccgaccaAGCTTACTGCCTAGAACTCCCTCCAACAAtgcaaatccacaatgtcttctacgtAGGACTCCTATCTAAGGTCAAGAGGGACAAAAAACGCACCTTCAAGAATTGCcctccaccagtcaccgtggacggagaagaagaatacaaggtggaagggataaccaatgccaaagaaaggaatgggaagtggtttttccaagtcaaatggaaggggtatGGATCTGaagaaaacacgtgggaaccccaagaaaacttaaaaaatgcGGAAAATtttttagaaaaatacgaaaaagatatgaaaaagaaggcccttggcgctgccaaggcccttagagggggggcagtgttgtag